In the Kribbella sp. NBC_00482 genome, one interval contains:
- a CDS encoding SGNH/GDSL hydrolase family protein, which yields MKSFASLLTAAALGAAMLLSPGVAHAAAQNYVALGDSYASGVGTRTYIESSGSCQRSTKAYAYVDAARIGANLTFVACSGARVADVTANQLSSVTSSTNIVSVQVGGNDAGFSSVITECAKPSWLGDCSSAVANANAIINNTLPGRLNSLYSSIRSRASSAKVVVVGYPRLFNGTDCNAGTFFSPDEMTKLNATADLLNSKVSAAASSAGFTFVNPTSKFMGHSVCGSPEWVNGLSNPVSESYHPNVSGQAAYADLVQPAL from the coding sequence ATGAAGTCATTCGCCAGTTTGCTCACTGCCGCGGCCCTCGGCGCCGCGATGCTGCTCAGCCCGGGTGTCGCGCACGCCGCGGCCCAGAACTACGTCGCACTCGGCGACTCGTACGCCTCCGGCGTCGGGACCCGCACCTACATCGAGAGCAGCGGGTCCTGCCAGCGCTCCACGAAGGCGTACGCGTACGTCGACGCCGCCCGGATCGGCGCGAACCTCACGTTCGTGGCCTGCTCCGGCGCGAGGGTCGCCGACGTCACCGCGAATCAGCTGTCGTCGGTGACCAGCTCCACCAACATCGTCTCCGTCCAGGTCGGCGGCAACGACGCCGGCTTCTCGTCGGTGATCACCGAGTGCGCCAAGCCGTCGTGGCTCGGCGACTGCTCGAGCGCCGTCGCGAACGCGAACGCGATCATCAACAACACGCTGCCCGGCCGGCTGAACAGCCTGTACTCGTCGATCCGGAGCCGGGCGTCGTCGGCGAAGGTCGTCGTGGTCGGGTACCCGCGCCTGTTCAACGGCACCGACTGCAACGCCGGCACGTTCTTCAGCCCGGACGAGATGACCAAGCTGAACGCGACCGCCGACCTGCTGAACTCGAAGGTCTCGGCGGCGGCGAGCTCGGCCGGTTTCACGTTCGTGAACCCGACGTCGAAGTTCATGGGGCACTCGGTGTGCGGCAGCCCGGAGTGGGTCAACGGCCTGTCCAACCCGGTCAGCGAGTCCTACCACCCGAACGTTAGCGGCCAGGCGGCGTACGCCGATCTGGTCCAGCCTGCTCTCTGA
- a CDS encoding LacI family DNA-binding transcriptional regulator, which yields MRPTVKDVAKLAGVSPKTVSNVINGVVFVRAETRARVESALAELDYVPNMSARGLRNGRSGMIALALPDLLRPYSAEIVHLVVELAHERGWGVQIEQTAAEPKREFELLSKARAYLVDGLILNPVNLDDSAVMTAGPLPPLVLIGDVDQDVVSQVAIDNVAAARDLTKHLVAQGCRRIAAVGTPEIPRGSSGAGVLGGSAQSPGTAASRLRTKGYHEALEEAGVPIDPSLEISLDRWRPEGAATVVGKYLAEHELPDAFFCFTDTLASGTLSALWSAGIDVPKQTLVAGFDNILDSQFMIPPLTTIAFDRRQFVAAALDLLAERMADKGAPPRRVMIPHRVVERASTAR from the coding sequence ATGCGTCCCACCGTCAAAGATGTCGCCAAGCTCGCCGGGGTGTCGCCGAAGACGGTGTCGAACGTGATCAACGGCGTCGTGTTCGTGCGGGCCGAGACGCGGGCCCGGGTGGAGAGCGCGCTCGCCGAGCTCGACTACGTGCCGAACATGAGCGCCCGCGGTCTGCGCAACGGCCGCTCCGGCATGATCGCGCTGGCGCTGCCCGACCTGCTCCGGCCGTACTCCGCGGAGATCGTCCACCTGGTCGTCGAGCTCGCCCACGAGCGCGGCTGGGGCGTGCAGATCGAGCAGACCGCGGCCGAGCCCAAGCGCGAGTTCGAGCTGCTGTCGAAGGCCCGCGCGTACCTCGTCGATGGCCTGATCCTCAACCCGGTGAACCTCGACGACAGTGCCGTGATGACGGCCGGCCCGCTGCCGCCGCTCGTGCTGATCGGTGACGTCGACCAGGATGTCGTGAGCCAGGTCGCGATCGACAACGTCGCGGCCGCGCGGGACCTCACGAAACACCTGGTGGCACAGGGCTGCCGCCGGATCGCTGCCGTCGGTACGCCGGAGATTCCGCGTGGCTCGAGTGGCGCCGGAGTCCTCGGCGGCTCGGCCCAGTCCCCGGGTACGGCGGCGTCGCGGCTACGGACCAAGGGGTATCACGAGGCGCTCGAGGAGGCCGGCGTACCGATCGATCCGAGCCTGGAGATCAGCCTCGACCGCTGGCGGCCCGAGGGTGCCGCGACCGTGGTGGGGAAGTACCTGGCCGAGCACGAGTTGCCGGACGCGTTCTTCTGCTTCACCGACACGTTGGCCTCCGGCACGTTGTCCGCGCTGTGGAGCGCGGGCATCGACGTACCGAAGCAGACCCTGGTGGCCGGGTTCGACAACATCCTGGACAGCCAGTTCATGATCCCGCCGCTGACCACGATCGCGTTCGACCGGCGGCAGTTCGTCGCCGCGGCCCTGGATCTGCTGGCCGAGCGGATGGCGGACAAGGGTGCGCCGCCACGCAGGGTGATGATCCCGCATCGCGTGGTCGAGCGCGCCAGTACCGCACGTTAA
- the cbiQ gene encoding cobalt ECF transporter T component CbiQ — protein MSGDGLLVAVDSPVHRVPAQVKLVALFVFVLAVVSTPAAIFWAFGLYAVMLVAAVVVAKVPATVVSRRLAVETPFIVFALLLPFVATGPQVDVLGLHLSQSGVLGAWNVLAKGTLGVIAAILLSATTAPRDLLAGLERLRLPSTLVAILSFMVRYLSVVSDDLHRMRVARESRGYTGGRVGHLKAVAGGVGALFVRSFERGERVHLAMRSRGYTGRMPLLSVSGATRAQWTEGLAISLAAVAIAVAARVVSL, from the coding sequence ATGAGCGGCGACGGCCTGCTCGTCGCGGTGGACAGTCCGGTTCACCGCGTCCCGGCGCAGGTGAAGCTCGTCGCACTGTTCGTGTTCGTGCTGGCGGTCGTCTCCACGCCCGCCGCGATCTTCTGGGCGTTCGGCCTGTACGCCGTGATGCTCGTCGCGGCCGTCGTCGTGGCGAAGGTGCCGGCGACCGTGGTGTCGCGACGGCTCGCGGTCGAGACGCCGTTCATCGTGTTCGCGTTGTTGCTGCCGTTCGTCGCGACCGGCCCGCAGGTCGACGTACTCGGGCTGCACCTGTCCCAGTCGGGTGTGCTCGGCGCCTGGAACGTGCTGGCCAAGGGCACGCTCGGCGTGATCGCGGCGATCCTGCTGTCGGCGACGACCGCACCACGCGACCTGCTCGCCGGGCTCGAGCGGCTGCGACTGCCCTCGACCCTGGTCGCGATCCTGTCGTTCATGGTTCGGTACCTGAGCGTGGTGTCGGACGACCTGCACCGGATGCGAGTCGCCCGGGAATCACGCGGGTACACCGGCGGTCGGGTCGGTCATTTGAAGGCGGTTGCCGGGGGAGTGGGCGCCCTGTTCGTGCGGAGCTTCGAGCGGGGCGAGCGTGTCCATCTGGCGATGCGCTCGCGCGGCTACACCGGACGAATGCCGCTGCTCAGCGTTTCGGGTGCAACCCGGGCACAGTGGACCGAGGGGCTGGCGATCTCCCTGGCCGCGGTGGCGATCGCGGTCGCGGCTAGGGTGGTGAGCTTGTGA
- a CDS encoding excinuclease ABC subunit UvrA produces MLPADSHDVIQVRGARENNLSGVSLDIPKRRLTVFTGVSGSGKSSLVFDTIAAESQRLINETYTAFVQNFMPSLGRPDVDALRNLSAAIIVDQERIGANARSTVGTATDAHTMLRVLFSRAGTPYAGPPSVFSFNRAEGMCPVCEGLGRTTEFNLDELVDLDKTLNQGPIKAPGYSVDTWHWQLMAQSGLFDPDLPLKDYPAETWQQFLHQEPIKIRVGKSNLTFEGLISKLKRQYLSKDPQSMQSQARAFAERAIRQETCPECGGVRLNAAARSVTVDGRTIGECSAMQISDLAQFVAGVKHSGVGPMLDGLRQLLESFVTIGLGYLSLDRESSTLSGGEAQRVKLVRHLGSSLSDVTYVFDEPTVGLHPHDIQQMNDLLLQLRDKGNTVLVVEHKPETIRIADHVVDLGPGAGLSGGRLCYAGDVDGLKASGTLTGQYLDHRVTVRDDVRRPTGKIAIENATLHNLRDVSVDVPLGVLTVVTGVAGSGKSSLVHGSLAGRDGVIIAGQEPIRGSKRSNPATYTGLLDPIRAAFAKANKVKPGLFSANSVGACPTCKGIGLVYTDLAMMAEVASVCEDCNGARFTAEVLGYRLRGKNISEVLRMTVAEARDFFGSGTARTILDRLATVGLGYIGLGQPLTTLSGGERQRLKLAINMGRTGSIYILDEPTTGLHLADVDKLLGMLDTLVDQGNTVIVIEHHQAVMAHADWLIDIGPGAGHDGGQVVFTGTPADLVESSPTITAEHLREYVSAV; encoded by the coding sequence ATGCTTCCTGCTGACAGCCACGACGTCATCCAGGTGCGCGGCGCCCGCGAGAACAACCTCAGCGGCGTCTCGCTCGACATCCCCAAACGCCGGCTCACCGTCTTCACCGGAGTCTCCGGTTCCGGCAAGTCCTCACTCGTCTTCGACACCATCGCCGCCGAGTCCCAGCGGCTCATCAACGAGACCTACACCGCGTTCGTCCAGAACTTCATGCCGAGCCTCGGCCGGCCGGACGTGGACGCGCTGCGGAACCTGTCCGCCGCGATCATCGTCGACCAGGAACGGATCGGCGCCAACGCCCGCTCCACCGTCGGTACGGCGACCGACGCCCACACCATGCTGCGGGTGCTGTTCAGCCGCGCCGGTACGCCGTACGCCGGACCGCCCTCGGTCTTCAGCTTCAACCGGGCCGAAGGCATGTGCCCGGTGTGCGAGGGCCTCGGGCGGACCACCGAGTTCAACCTCGACGAACTCGTGGATCTCGACAAAACCCTCAACCAAGGACCGATCAAGGCGCCCGGGTACTCGGTCGACACTTGGCACTGGCAACTGATGGCCCAGTCAGGCCTGTTCGACCCGGACCTGCCGCTCAAGGACTATCCGGCCGAGACCTGGCAGCAGTTCTTGCACCAGGAGCCGATCAAGATCCGGGTCGGGAAGAGCAATCTGACCTTCGAAGGTCTCATCAGCAAACTGAAACGGCAGTACCTGAGCAAGGATCCGCAGTCGATGCAGAGCCAGGCGCGGGCGTTCGCCGAGCGCGCTATCCGGCAGGAGACGTGCCCGGAGTGCGGCGGCGTACGGCTCAATGCCGCGGCCCGGAGTGTGACCGTGGACGGGCGGACGATCGGCGAGTGTTCGGCGATGCAGATCAGCGACCTCGCCCAGTTCGTTGCCGGGGTCAAGCATTCGGGCGTCGGGCCGATGCTGGACGGGCTCCGGCAGTTGCTCGAGTCCTTCGTGACGATCGGGCTCGGGTACCTGAGCCTGGATCGCGAATCGTCGACGCTGTCCGGTGGTGAGGCGCAACGGGTGAAGCTGGTGCGTCATCTTGGGTCGAGCCTGAGCGATGTCACCTATGTGTTCGACGAGCCGACGGTCGGCCTGCATCCGCACGACATCCAGCAGATGAACGACCTGCTGCTGCAACTGCGGGACAAGGGCAACACGGTGCTGGTCGTCGAGCACAAGCCGGAGACGATCCGGATCGCCGATCACGTCGTCGATCTCGGTCCCGGTGCGGGGCTGTCCGGCGGGCGGCTCTGCTACGCCGGCGACGTGGACGGTTTGAAGGCGTCGGGGACGCTCACCGGACAGTACCTCGATCACCGGGTGACCGTGCGGGACGACGTACGGCGGCCGACCGGGAAGATCGCGATCGAGAACGCGACGCTGCACAATCTGCGCGATGTGAGTGTGGACGTTCCGCTCGGCGTACTCACGGTGGTGACCGGTGTCGCGGGTTCCGGGAAGAGTTCGCTGGTCCACGGCTCGCTGGCCGGGCGGGACGGCGTGATCATCGCGGGTCAGGAACCGATCCGCGGGTCGAAGCGGAGCAATCCGGCGACGTACACAGGGCTGCTGGATCCCATTCGCGCGGCGTTCGCCAAGGCCAACAAGGTGAAGCCGGGGTTGTTCAGCGCGAACTCGGTCGGTGCCTGCCCGACCTGCAAGGGCATCGGGCTGGTGTACACGGACCTCGCGATGATGGCCGAGGTCGCGTCGGTCTGCGAGGACTGCAACGGCGCCCGATTCACGGCGGAGGTGCTCGGGTATCGGTTGCGGGGCAAGAACATCAGCGAAGTACTGCGGATGACCGTGGCCGAGGCGCGTGACTTCTTCGGGAGCGGGACGGCGCGGACGATCCTGGACCGGCTTGCGACGGTCGGGCTCGGGTACATCGGGCTCGGGCAGCCGCTGACCACACTGTCCGGTGGTGAACGGCAACGACTCAAGCTGGCGATCAACATGGGCCGGACCGGGTCGATCTACATCCTCGACGAGCCGACGACCGGGCTGCACCTCGCCGACGTCGACAAGCTCCTCGGCATGCTCGACACGCTCGTCGACCAGGGCAACACGGTCATCGTGATCGAGCACCACCAGGCGGTGATGGCGCACGCCGACTGGCTCATCGACATCGGCCCGGGAGCCGGCCACGACGGCGGGCAGGTCGTCTTCACAGGAACACCCGCGGACCTGGTCGAAAGCAGCCCGACCATCACGGCCGAACATCTCCGCGAGTACGTGTCAGCCGTCTGA
- a CDS encoding winged helix DNA-binding domain-containing protein, whose protein sequence is MARRSVDWLLAARMQANCLARPVNEAGPGGVADVVRRAGGFQAQTWRGASYAVRARSTATTLADVSTAQETDRSVMRGWFMRGTIQLVATEDAGPLLGLLGPKLIKDTERRYGELGLTERIRAEATDVLEDWLLAHGPSNRAELADVLVRAGLIAEPKGQAVYALIRHAGLLGRLCYGPGETWVAVRGWLGKPLVLEGDPEDLARRYLTAYGPATARDFATWSGLPVPLARRAVEAVATTSFEIETTELHAVDDLPGCHDVRLLGEFDTYLLGYQNRHFDLPTSIFPGGGMLRPAVVQAGRPIGTWQHATLAVDLFEPADVSQELADIKRFSDG, encoded by the coding sequence GTGGCGCGGAGGTCTGTGGACTGGCTACTGGCCGCCAGGATGCAGGCCAACTGCCTCGCGCGTCCGGTGAACGAGGCCGGCCCCGGAGGGGTGGCCGACGTCGTACGCCGGGCGGGGGGATTCCAGGCCCAGACCTGGCGAGGAGCGTCGTACGCCGTCCGCGCCCGATCGACCGCGACCACGCTCGCCGACGTCTCGACCGCCCAGGAAACCGACCGCTCCGTGATGCGCGGCTGGTTCATGCGCGGCACCATCCAACTGGTCGCGACCGAGGACGCCGGCCCGCTACTCGGTCTGCTCGGCCCGAAACTGATCAAGGACACCGAACGCCGGTACGGCGAACTCGGCCTGACGGAACGCATCCGCGCCGAGGCCACCGACGTACTCGAAGACTGGTTGCTCGCGCACGGTCCGAGCAACCGTGCCGAACTGGCCGACGTACTGGTGCGCGCCGGATTGATCGCGGAGCCGAAGGGGCAGGCGGTCTACGCCCTCATCCGGCACGCCGGCCTGCTCGGACGCCTCTGCTACGGCCCGGGCGAAACCTGGGTCGCCGTCCGCGGCTGGCTGGGCAAGCCACTCGTCCTCGAAGGCGATCCCGAGGACCTCGCCCGCCGCTACCTGACCGCCTACGGCCCAGCCACCGCACGCGACTTCGCCACCTGGTCGGGCCTGCCGGTCCCGCTCGCGCGCCGAGCCGTGGAGGCGGTGGCCACGACCTCTTTCGAGATCGAGACCACCGAACTCCACGCCGTCGACGACCTGCCCGGCTGCCACGACGTACGACTGCTGGGCGAGTTCGACACCTATCTACTCGGCTACCAGAACCGCCACTTCGACCTGCCGACCTCGATCTTCCCGGGCGGCGGCATGCTCCGCCCGGCCGTCGTACAGGCCGGCCGTCCGATCGGCACCTGGCAGCACGCGACCCTCGCGGTCGACCTTTTCGAACCAGCCGACGTGTCCCAGGAGCTCGCCGACATCAAGCGGTTCTCAGACGGCTGA
- a CDS encoding energy-coupling factor ABC transporter ATP-binding protein produces the protein MSGPAIQVERLVFAYPDGRQALFGVDFTVERGERVALLGPNGAGKTTLVLHLNGILGSVAGGTGSGRIQIGGTGLHREHLAEIRRKVGLVFQDPDDQLFMPTVRDDVAFGPANLGLRGSELDDRVFEALVEVGMQDHADLAPHHLSFGQRRRVAVATVLAMRPEVLVLDEPSSNLDPAARRELADILAGLDVTLLMITHDLPYALQLCERSLLIDSGRIVADGKTRDLLGDADLMAAHRLELPYGFDPLSVPGPERS, from the coding sequence GTGAGCGGTCCTGCGATTCAGGTCGAGCGGCTGGTGTTCGCGTACCCCGACGGGCGGCAGGCGCTGTTCGGCGTCGACTTCACCGTGGAGCGTGGCGAGCGGGTCGCGCTGCTCGGTCCGAACGGCGCCGGCAAGACGACGCTCGTGCTGCATCTGAACGGCATCCTCGGCTCGGTCGCCGGTGGGACCGGAAGCGGCCGCATCCAGATCGGCGGCACCGGGCTGCACCGGGAGCACCTGGCCGAGATCCGTCGCAAGGTCGGTCTGGTCTTCCAGGACCCGGACGACCAGCTGTTCATGCCGACGGTCCGCGACGACGTGGCGTTCGGTCCGGCCAACTTGGGTCTGCGCGGCTCCGAGCTGGACGACCGAGTTTTCGAGGCGCTGGTCGAGGTAGGCATGCAGGACCACGCCGACCTCGCCCCGCACCACCTGTCGTTCGGGCAGCGCCGCCGGGTCGCGGTCGCCACGGTCCTCGCGATGCGTCCCGAAGTACTGGTCCTCGACGAGCCGTCGAGCAACCTCGATCCCGCGGCCCGCCGCGAGCTCGCCGACATCCTCGCCGGGCTCGACGTGACATTGCTGATGATCACCCACGACCTGCCGTACGCACTGCAGCTGTGCGAGCGGAGCCTGCTGATCGACAGCGGCCGCATCGTGGCGGACGGCAAGACCCGTGACCTGCTCGGCGACGCCGACCTGATGGCCGCACACCGTCTAGAGCTGCCGTACGGTTTCGACCCCCTCTCCGTCCCCGGTCCAGAGCGTTCATAA
- a CDS encoding MarR family winged helix-turn-helix transcriptional regulator, which yields MSDNYPLDAPSPYPAADIARAWQRERPGTPTDSIEIVTPLWRLAKLFADDRRRVLADAGVDPATLDLLSVLRRAGTPYELSTRELSRRTLVTAGAISQRVARAEASGLVTRRSADDGTRAVVVTLTEAGHDLIERTVDQVLTRESELVASLSPTARTQLAGQLQDLLDEVARVARKPS from the coding sequence GTGTCCGACAACTACCCGCTCGACGCCCCGAGCCCGTACCCCGCCGCCGACATCGCGCGCGCCTGGCAGCGGGAGCGCCCCGGTACGCCGACCGACTCGATCGAGATCGTCACTCCCCTGTGGCGGCTGGCGAAGCTGTTCGCCGACGACCGGCGCCGGGTGCTCGCGGACGCCGGCGTGGATCCCGCGACGCTCGACCTGCTCAGCGTGCTGCGGCGCGCGGGCACGCCGTACGAGCTCAGTACGCGCGAACTGTCCCGCCGTACGCTCGTCACCGCCGGGGCGATCTCGCAACGGGTCGCCCGCGCCGAGGCAAGCGGACTGGTCACCCGGCGTTCCGCGGACGACGGGACCCGCGCCGTCGTCGTCACCCTCACCGAAGCCGGCCACGACCTCATCGAGCGAACAGTCGACCAGGTTCTCACGCGAGAGTCCGAACTGGTCGCATCACTCTCCCCCACCGCGCGCACCCAGCTCGCGGGCCAGCTCCAGGATCTGCTGGACGAGGTCGCCCGGGTCGCTCGCAAACCTTCCTGA
- a CDS encoding dihydrolipoyl dehydrogenase family protein, with translation MAEQVDVVVVGLGVGGEETAGRLAQAGLRVVGIESRLVGGECPYYGCIPSKMMIRAANLIAETRRVDGIAGTATVQPDWTPVAKRIREEATDTWNDQVAVDRLVNKGATVIKDVATVTGPNTVRAGDNEYEAARGIVIATGTVPSVPPIDGLAGTPFWTNREAIEVETLPASIVVLGGGAIGMELAQVFARFGVQVTVVEGAPEVLSMEEPESGELAREALERDGVTFRLGAQAQQVGYADGTFTVTLADGATASGEKLLVATGRRVATAELGLDKLGLDPSARRVEVDEHVRAGDKVWAVGDVTGVGAFTHNAMYQADIAVRDILQEADAPTASYHAMPRVTFTDPEIGAVGLTEKQARDAGLNVRTGSTPIPASTRGWIHKAGNEGFIKVVMDADRGVLVGATSAGPTGGEVLSALAVAVHAAVPVNTLRQMIYAYPTFHRAISEALKEL, from the coding sequence ATGGCTGAACAGGTGGATGTCGTCGTGGTGGGGCTCGGGGTCGGCGGGGAGGAGACGGCTGGGAGGCTGGCGCAAGCAGGGCTGCGGGTGGTCGGGATCGAGTCGCGGCTGGTCGGCGGCGAGTGCCCGTACTACGGGTGCATCCCGAGCAAGATGATGATCCGGGCCGCGAACCTGATCGCCGAGACCCGTCGCGTCGACGGCATCGCCGGTACGGCGACCGTGCAGCCGGACTGGACTCCGGTCGCGAAGCGGATCCGGGAGGAGGCGACCGACACCTGGAACGACCAGGTCGCTGTCGACCGGCTGGTGAACAAGGGCGCGACCGTCATCAAGGACGTGGCCACCGTCACCGGCCCGAACACGGTCCGCGCCGGCGACAACGAGTACGAGGCGGCCCGCGGCATCGTGATCGCGACCGGGACGGTCCCGTCCGTCCCGCCGATCGACGGCCTGGCCGGTACGCCGTTCTGGACGAACCGCGAGGCGATCGAAGTCGAGACGCTGCCCGCGTCGATCGTCGTCCTCGGCGGCGGCGCGATCGGCATGGAGCTGGCGCAGGTGTTCGCCCGCTTCGGCGTCCAGGTGACCGTCGTCGAAGGTGCTCCCGAGGTGCTGTCGATGGAGGAGCCGGAATCGGGCGAGCTGGCCCGCGAGGCGCTGGAGCGCGATGGCGTGACGTTCCGTCTCGGCGCGCAGGCCCAGCAGGTCGGGTACGCCGACGGGACGTTCACCGTCACGCTCGCGGACGGGGCGACGGCGAGCGGCGAGAAGTTGCTGGTGGCAACCGGTCGGCGCGTGGCGACCGCGGAGCTCGGCCTGGACAAGCTCGGTCTGGACCCGTCGGCACGGCGGGTCGAGGTCGACGAGCACGTCCGCGCGGGCGACAAGGTCTGGGCGGTCGGCGACGTCACCGGGGTAGGCGCGTTCACCCACAACGCGATGTACCAGGCCGACATCGCGGTCCGCGACATCCTGCAGGAGGCGGACGCGCCGACCGCGAGCTACCACGCGATGCCGCGGGTCACGTTCACCGACCCGGAGATCGGTGCGGTCGGACTGACCGAGAAGCAGGCGCGGGACGCGGGCCTGAACGTGCGGACCGGGTCGACCCCGATCCCGGCCTCGACGCGCGGCTGGATCCACAAGGCCGGCAACGAGGGCTTCATCAAGGTCGTGATGGACGCGGACCGTGGCGTGCTGGTCGGGGCGACGAGCGCGGGCCCGACGGGCGGCGAGGTGCTCAGCGCGCTGGCGGTCGCGGTGCACGCCGCCGTACCGGTGAACACGCTGCGTCAGATGATCTACGCGTATCCGACATTCCATCGCGCGATCAGCGAGGCACTGAAGGAGTTGTGA
- a CDS encoding SDR family NAD(P)-dependent oxidoreductase, with protein MRTIVVTGGATGIGRATAERFRADGDEVVITGRRADVLEKTAADLGARGVVCDATDPAQVERLLEELPERVDVLVNNAGGNTDFGRPDGDLAQLKANWLANLDANLLSAVLTTTALAPRLTTAVVHLGSIAGARGAGSYGASKAALAMWNVDAATELGARGVTSNVVAPGFTAETEFFQGRLTDERRQTLLQATLTKREGEVADIAGTIHFLASLAARHLTGQVLHVNGGALITR; from the coding sequence ATGAGGACGATCGTGGTGACCGGAGGGGCGACCGGAATCGGGCGGGCGACCGCTGAGCGGTTCCGTGCGGACGGTGACGAGGTGGTGATCACCGGGCGGCGCGCCGACGTACTCGAGAAGACCGCCGCCGACCTCGGAGCCAGGGGAGTGGTGTGCGACGCGACCGACCCGGCCCAGGTGGAGCGGCTGCTGGAGGAGCTGCCCGAGCGGGTCGATGTCCTGGTCAACAATGCCGGCGGCAACACCGACTTCGGCCGTCCCGACGGTGATCTCGCGCAACTGAAGGCGAACTGGCTGGCGAACCTCGACGCCAATCTGCTCAGCGCAGTACTCACGACGACCGCCCTCGCGCCGCGGTTGACCACCGCCGTCGTCCATCTGGGTTCGATCGCCGGTGCCCGCGGGGCCGGTTCGTACGGTGCGTCGAAGGCCGCACTGGCGATGTGGAACGTCGACGCGGCGACCGAGCTCGGGGCTCGGGGTGTGACCTCGAACGTCGTCGCGCCGGGTTTCACCGCGGAGACCGAGTTCTTCCAAGGCCGCCTGACCGACGAGCGTCGCCAGACCTTGCTCCAGGCAACGCTGACCAAACGCGAGGGCGAGGTCGCCGACATCGCCGGCACCATCCACTTCCTGGCCTCACTTGCTGCCCGCCACCTCACCGGTCAGGTCCTGCATGTGAACGGCGGTGCCCTGATCACGCGCTGA
- a CDS encoding energy-coupling factor ABC transporter permease encodes MHVPDGFFNAPTSVATGLIAAGAVGFSLQRANRELRETGPALAGLTAAFVFAVQMVNFPVGAGTSGHLLGGALAAALVGPWTAVLVMSTVLLVQGLLFADGGLTALGTNITLMGLITVLVGYSLTRALLKVLPRRVGSVVPAATVGALVSVPVAALAFTGLYSIGGAVDIPLGKLATAMVGWHVLVGIGEAVITAAVLSAVVATRPDLVYAARHLQQDLVLVDADGNTSTVSPDKPIAAKPPGRSLGVGIAVTLLVAGGLSLFASAHPDGLEFVGAKLGFEGAAKNSAVAGSPLADYGVHGIGNAQVSGALAGIIGVLVTIVVGLAIAKLASLRTNKAS; translated from the coding sequence GTGCATGTCCCTGATGGTTTTTTCAACGCGCCCACGTCCGTCGCCACCGGCCTGATCGCGGCGGGCGCGGTCGGCTTCAGCCTGCAGCGGGCGAACCGTGAGCTCCGCGAGACCGGTCCGGCGCTGGCCGGGCTGACGGCGGCGTTCGTGTTCGCGGTGCAGATGGTGAACTTCCCGGTCGGGGCGGGCACCAGCGGTCACCTGCTCGGAGGTGCGCTCGCGGCTGCGCTGGTCGGGCCGTGGACCGCCGTACTGGTGATGTCGACGGTGCTCCTGGTCCAAGGACTGCTGTTCGCCGACGGCGGGCTGACGGCGCTCGGTACGAACATCACGTTGATGGGCCTGATCACGGTCCTCGTCGGATACTCCCTGACGCGGGCGCTGCTGAAGGTGCTGCCGCGCCGGGTCGGCAGCGTCGTACCGGCGGCGACCGTCGGCGCGCTCGTGTCGGTGCCGGTCGCGGCGCTGGCGTTCACCGGGCTGTACTCGATCGGCGGCGCGGTCGACATTCCGCTCGGCAAGCTCGCGACCGCGATGGTCGGCTGGCACGTGCTGGTCGGGATCGGCGAGGCCGTGATCACCGCGGCTGTGCTGAGCGCGGTCGTCGCGACCCGGCCGGACCTCGTGTACGCCGCTCGGCACCTGCAGCAGGACCTGGTCCTGGTCGATGCCGACGGCAACACTTCCACGGTGTCTCCGGACAAGCCGATCGCCGCGAAGCCGCCCGGCCGGTCGCTCGGCGTGGGGATCGCGGTGACGCTGCTCGTCGCGGGCGGGCTGAGCCTGTTCGCGAGCGCGCACCCGGACGGGCTGGAGTTCGTCGGCGCCAAGCTCGGGTTCGAGGGTGCGGCCAAGAACTCGGCGGTGGCGGGCAGTCCGCTGGCCGATTACGGCGTACACGGCATCGGCAACGCGCAGGTGTCCGGGGCGCTGGCCGGGATCATCGGCGTACTGGTGACGATCGTCGTCGGCCTCGCGATCGCGAAACTCGCCTCGCTCCGGACCAACAAGGCGTCATGA